In Methanothermococcus thermolithotrophicus DSM 2095, one DNA window encodes the following:
- a CDS encoding pentapeptide repeat-containing protein, giving the protein MGKEIISNEDFYKKFIECLEKGENFKLENCIVRGDVDIRDIYNRIKCDEKLKGLITEQKDKESAIVDKNVITINAGINLSLHNVEFNGNFQMFKDKIEIVETFKKISIKILLEDVNFIESTFKGRVNFSCSEIQGEVSIIDSTFMEEVIFWKSIFKENVYFEKSDKFENNLVIKGEINFTDSIFEKNVYFMDSIVFKKKVDFNNSTFKGNAHFKNLVFEKILDFSSSTFEGNINFNGLIIFEREVNFRNSTFEKNVGFWYPKFKWDVIFEGSEFKKMANFHGLTVEGKANFNSSIFSGKTYFSHSTFEKWISFRGSEFKGDANFSDSKFKEKAEFSYLTFEENVNFSNVIFNKAKFFNAIFKSRADFRGICFVLLSFVDCTFEDLALFRKGKIKFKKYKRNNISLKKPDRQWVHTIINIIKDKCLVIFLDVQFLNKHTKIENFSLSKTSFLKTDVREVMLLCDIKKEKILSHKFLKNDENNVGICEEAYNILKNHLDYKSVLAEYRNLRISIENNRTYEEASNLYKMEMRLKKEFSRNKFEKFAIWLYGAISDYGESIFMPIFWLVILIFVVTPSALMYSNTISSFVNTLIQQNISNNEYLFVINYASYLPAVLGAKFYIGDGKTLLNTIIYCLYSILSIIIMGNLYIALRRRLSRK; this is encoded by the coding sequence ATGGGAAAAGAAATTATTTCTAACGAGGATTTTTATAAAAAATTTATAGAATGTTTAGAAAAGGGGGAGAATTTTAAGTTAGAAAATTGTATTGTTAGGGGAGATGTTGATATTAGAGATATTTATAATAGAATTAAGTGTGATGAAAAATTAAAAGGGTTAATTACTGAACAAAAAGATAAAGAAAGTGCAATCGTAGATAAAAATGTGATAACTATAAATGCAGGTATAAACCTTAGTCTCCATAATGTTGAATTCAATGGTAATTTTCAAATGTTCAAGGACAAAATAGAAATTGTGGAAACATTTAAGAAAATATCTATTAAAATACTATTGGAAGATGTAAATTTTATAGAATCTACATTTAAAGGAAGAGTTAATTTTAGTTGTTCAGAAATTCAAGGTGAGGTCAGCATTATAGATTCAACATTTATGGAAGAGGTTATTTTTTGGAAATCAATATTTAAAGAGAACGTCTATTTTGAAAAATCAGATAAATTTGAAAATAATTTGGTAATTAAAGGTGAAATTAATTTTACTGACTCAATATTTGAGAAAAATGTTTATTTTATGGATTCGATAGTATTTAAAAAGAAAGTTGATTTTAATAACTCAACCTTTAAGGGAAATGCGCATTTTAAGAATTTAGTATTTGAAAAAATATTAGACTTTAGTAGTTCAACGTTTGAAGGGAATATTAATTTTAATGGTTTGATAATATTTGAAAGAGAAGTAAATTTTAGAAACTCAACATTTGAAAAAAATGTTGGTTTTTGGTATCCGAAATTTAAATGGGATGTTATTTTTGAAGGTTCAGAATTTAAAAAAATGGCGAATTTTCATGGTTTAACAGTAGAAGGAAAAGCGAATTTTAACAGTTCAATATTTAGTGGAAAAACTTATTTTAGTCATTCGACATTTGAGAAATGGATTAGTTTTAGAGGTTCAGAATTTAAAGGAGATGCCAACTTTAGCGATTCAAAATTTAAAGAAAAGGCTGAATTTTCTTATTTAACATTTGAGGAGAATGTTAATTTTTCGAATGTTATTTTCAATAAAGCAAAATTTTTCAATGCAATCTTTAAATCTCGTGCAGATTTTAGAGGAATCTGTTTTGTGTTGTTATCTTTTGTTGATTGCACATTTGAGGATTTAGCGTTATTTAGAAAAGGTAAAATTAAGTTTAAAAAATATAAAAGAAATAATATTAGTTTAAAAAAACCAGATAGACAATGGGTACATACAATAATTAATATAATTAAAGATAAATGCTTAGTAATCTTTCTTGATGTCCAATTTCTAAACAAACATACAAAAATAGAGAATTTCTCATTGTCAAAAACATCCTTTTTAAAGACAGATGTTAGAGAAGTGATGCTATTATGTGACATAAAAAAAGAAAAGATTTTAAGCCATAAATTTCTAAAAAATGATGAAAATAATGTAGGAATATGCGAAGAAGCATATAATATCCTTAAAAACCACTTAGATTATAAATCTGTTCTTGCAGAATATAGAAATTTAAGAATATCCATTGAAAATAATAGGACCTATGAAGAGGCTTCAAATTTATATAAAATGGAAATGAGGTTGAAGAAGGAATTTTCAAGAAATAAGTTTGAAAAATTTGCTATTTGGTTATATGGTGCAATATCCGACTACGGAGAATCAATATTCATGCCAATATTCTGGTTAGTTATATTAATTTTTGTTGTAACACCAAGTGCTTTAATGTATTCTAACACCATTAGTTCGTTTGTTAATACATTAATTCAACAAAATATTTCAAATAATGAGTATTTATTTGTCATTAATTATGCTTCATATTTACCGGCGGTATTGGGGGCTAAATTCTACATAGGGGATGGTAAAACCTTATTGAATACAATAATATATTGCTTATATAGCATATTATCAATAATTATAATGGGTAATCTCTATATAGCCCTTAGAAGAAGATTAAGCAGAAAATAA
- a CDS encoding phosphomannomutase/phosphoglucomutase — translation MVFKAYDVRGIYKEELDENFAYSLGKILGEKYENVLVGNDVRIGSKNLVKPFIYGALENAEVYYAGDISTPLMYFGTKDKYDLGVILTASHNPAEYTGFKMCDRKAIPISPVEEIKPIFKECKLTDEQKKEVEKLDLDSLSVDVKSDYKNFFLNRCKKSDKKIAVDFANGATTFAEKEILSELLNNHVFINDYPDGTFPAHQPDTLKKECLKDIINTVKNENCNLGIIFDGDGDRLGIIDEKGNVLPGDILTAIISKEMLNEKRDKCKIVYDLRCSKIVPETIEKYGGIPVKTRVGHYFIKKLMHEIDAEFAGELSNHFYFKEVGYFESPLLALNYILSAIDNENKALSKIAADYKKYFHSGEINFRVKDQNYVMEKIKEKYANRCKIEEVDGISVYCDKYWFNVRPSNTEPLLRLNLESDNKELTDNKINEIKSIIDGL, via the coding sequence TTGGTATTCAAAGCCTACGACGTGAGGGGAATATATAAAGAAGAGCTCGATGAAAATTTTGCATATTCACTCGGTAAGATACTTGGTGAGAAGTACGAAAATGTCCTTGTTGGTAACGATGTTAGAATAGGTTCAAAAAACCTTGTAAAACCTTTTATATACGGAGCATTGGAAAATGCAGAAGTTTATTATGCAGGGGATATTTCAACGCCGTTGATGTACTTTGGAACTAAAGATAAATACGATTTAGGAGTAATTCTAACTGCATCACACAATCCTGCAGAATATACTGGATTCAAGATGTGCGACAGGAAGGCCATTCCAATCTCTCCTGTGGAGGAAATAAAACCTATTTTCAAAGAATGCAAATTAACCGATGAACAGAAAAAAGAAGTTGAAAAACTTGATTTAGATAGTTTAAGTGTAGATGTAAAATCAGATTACAAAAACTTCTTTTTAAATAGGTGTAAAAAATCTGATAAAAAAATTGCAGTAGATTTTGCCAATGGGGCCACAACATTTGCAGAAAAGGAAATCCTAAGCGAATTGTTAAATAATCATGTTTTCATCAACGACTACCCAGATGGAACGTTTCCAGCACACCAGCCCGATACCTTGAAAAAAGAATGTTTAAAAGACATAATAAATACAGTAAAAAATGAAAACTGTAATTTGGGTATTATATTTGATGGAGATGGGGATAGATTAGGGATAATAGACGAAAAAGGAAATGTACTACCGGGGGATATACTCACTGCAATAATATCAAAAGAGATGCTGAACGAAAAAAGAGATAAATGCAAAATAGTCTATGATTTAAGATGTAGTAAAATAGTTCCTGAAACTATTGAAAAATATGGTGGAATTCCTGTAAAAACCAGAGTTGGACACTACTTTATAAAAAAACTTATGCATGAAATAGATGCAGAGTTTGCAGGTGAATTGAGCAATCATTTCTACTTTAAAGAAGTTGGATACTTCGAAAGCCCATTACTTGCTTTAAACTATATCCTAAGTGCCATTGATAATGAAAATAAAGCACTCTCTAAAATAGCTGCAGATTATAAAAAATACTTCCACAGCGGAGAGATAAACTTCAGGGTAAAGGATCAAAATTATGTCATGGAAAAGATAAAAGAAAAGTATGCAAATAGATGCAAAATTGAAGAAGTAGATGGAATTTCAGTATATTGTGATAAATACTGGTTTAACGTTAGACCATCAAATACTGAACCATTACTAAGACTTAACCTTGAATCTGATAATAAGGAATTAACGGATAACAAAATAAACGAAATAAAATCAATTATAGATGGACTATAG
- a CDS encoding tRNA (adenine-N1)-methyltransferase, whose protein sequence is MKTKKLIIDEREKKYLLNKDVDKFGNDLGVVDLKDVKEGTALNTHKGHNFYLFEPTIHDIVKKMKRSVTTLLPKDIGLIIALCGIEDGETVVEAGTGSAALTIYLANAVGRNGKVITYERRPEFAKIARKNLEMVGLVKKNQKIIGLDEDISTPEDAEKIAEKETIEEDGLYNVTQKIGDITEGIEEKNVDVIVLDMPDPWNVVEHAKKSLNMAKGRIAIYVPYIEQAKKSVEALREHGFLDVRTVECLVRDIEISHKGVRPSTRMIGHTGYITVARVAPEPLKQEEIEPEEKLEQEKQE, encoded by the coding sequence TTGAAGACTAAAAAACTCATAATAGACGAAAGAGAAAAGAAATACCTCTTAAATAAGGACGTTGATAAATTTGGAAATGACTTAGGTGTGGTTGATTTAAAAGATGTCAAAGAAGGAACTGCATTAAACACGCATAAAGGCCATAATTTTTATTTATTCGAGCCTACAATTCACGACATAGTTAAAAAAATGAAAAGAAGTGTAACCACACTTTTACCTAAAGACATTGGACTAATAATTGCTCTTTGTGGTATAGAAGATGGTGAAACAGTTGTAGAGGCGGGAACAGGTTCTGCAGCTCTAACAATCTATCTGGCAAATGCGGTAGGTAGGAATGGAAAAGTTATAACATACGAAAGGAGACCAGAATTTGCAAAAATTGCAAGGAAGAATTTAGAAATGGTAGGTCTCGTAAAAAAGAACCAGAAAATTATTGGATTGGATGAAGATATTTCCACTCCAGAAGATGCTGAAAAAATTGCTGAAAAAGAAACTATCGAAGAGGATGGACTTTACAATGTTACACAAAAAATTGGAGACATAACAGAAGGTATCGAAGAGAAAAATGTTGATGTTATAGTTTTAGATATGCCAGACCCATGGAATGTAGTAGAACATGCAAAAAAATCACTAAACATGGCAAAGGGAAGGATTGCGATATACGTTCCTTACATTGAACAGGCTAAAAAGAGTGTTGAAGCTTTGAGGGAACATGGATTTTTAGATGTTAGAACTGTTGAATGTTTAGTTAGAGATATTGAAATTAGCCATAAGGGAGTTAGACCTTCAACAAGAATGATCGGACATACTGGATACATAACAGTTGCAAGGGTTGCTCCAGAACCACTAAAACAGGAAGAGATAGAACCTGAAGAAAAATTAGAGCAAGAAAAACAGGAATAA
- a CDS encoding formate--phosphoribosylaminoimidazolecarboxamide ligase, with protein MISKEEIMDIFDGYNKDEITIATVGSHTSLHILKGAKMEGFSTAVITTKDRDVPYKRFGVADKYIYVDQFSDISNEEIQEKLREMNAIVVPHGSFIAYCGLDNVENNFKVPMFGNRKILRWEAERDLEGKLLRESGLRIPKKYNGPDEIDGAVMVKFPGARGGRGYFVCSSEEEFWKKIADFKAKGVLSDEDVEKAHIEEYVIGTNFCIHYFYSPLKNEVELMGIDRRYESNIDGFVRIPAKDQLEVSVNPSYVITGNFPVAIRESLLPQVFDMGDKLVDKAGDMVPPGMLGPFCLQTLCNENLELVVFEMSARIDGGTNSFMDGSVYSFLYNGEPLSMGQRIAKEIKLALELKMVDKILS; from the coding sequence ATGATTTCGAAAGAAGAAATAATGGACATCTTTGACGGATACAACAAAGATGAAATAACAATTGCTACCGTTGGAAGCCATACATCTTTACATATTTTAAAAGGAGCTAAAATGGAAGGTTTTTCAACTGCGGTAATTACTACCAAAGATAGGGACGTACCCTACAAGAGATTTGGAGTGGCGGATAAATACATATATGTAGACCAATTTTCTGATATTTCAAATGAAGAGATTCAAGAAAAATTAAGAGAAATGAATGCCATCGTTGTCCCACATGGATCTTTTATTGCTTACTGTGGTTTAGACAATGTTGAAAACAATTTTAAAGTTCCAATGTTCGGAAACAGAAAAATATTAAGATGGGAAGCAGAAAGAGATTTAGAGGGCAAATTATTAAGAGAAAGTGGTTTGAGAATTCCGAAAAAATACAACGGTCCAGATGAAATAGACGGTGCCGTAATGGTTAAGTTCCCTGGAGCAAGAGGAGGAAGAGGCTATTTTGTATGCTCTTCAGAGGAAGAATTCTGGAAAAAAATAGCTGATTTTAAAGCTAAAGGAGTTTTATCCGACGAAGATGTTGAAAAGGCACATATCGAAGAATACGTAATTGGGACTAACTTCTGTATACACTACTTCTACTCACCATTGAAAAATGAAGTAGAGCTCATGGGTATTGACAGAAGGTATGAAAGTAACATAGATGGTTTTGTTAGAATTCCAGCAAAAGACCAGTTGGAAGTAAGTGTAAACCCATCATACGTTATTACAGGAAACTTCCCAGTGGCAATAAGGGAAAGTCTCTTACCGCAGGTATTTGATATGGGAGATAAACTCGTAGATAAGGCAGGGGACATGGTACCACCTGGAATGCTAGGACCATTCTGTTTACAAACACTGTGCAACGAAAACTTAGAGCTCGTGGTATTTGAGATGAGTGCAAGAATAGACGGCGGTACCAACAGCTTTATGGATGGAAGCGTATATTCCTTCCTATACAATGGAGAACCATTAAGTATGGGGCAGAGAATAGCTAAGGAAATAAAATTAGCATTAGAATTAAAAATGGTTGATAAAATATTGTCCTAA
- the tuf gene encoding translation elongation factor EF-1 subunit alpha, with amino-acid sequence MAKTKPILNVAFIGHVDAGKSTTVGRVLIDGGAIDPQVLERLRKEAAEKGKAGFEFAYIMDGLKEERERGVTIDIAHKKFETGKYEVTIVDCPGHRDFIKNMITGASQADAAILVVDVNDAKTGIQPQTREHLFLSRTLGINQLAVAVNKMDTVDYSQEAYEELKKMISDQLLKILGYNPDNINFVPVASYHGDNVVKKSDKTPWYKGPTLVEVIDSFQPPQKPTNLPLRLPLQDVYSITGVGTVPVGRVETGILKPGDKVIFEPAGVTGEVKTVEMHHEQLPQAEPGDNIGFNVRGVGKKDIKRGDVLGHVDNPPTVAEEFTAQIVVLQHPSVITVGYTPVFHAHTAQVACTFAEIQKKLNPATGEVLEENPDFIKAGDAAIVKLIPTKPMVIENVREIPQLGRFAIRDMGMTVAAGMCIDVKAKNK; translated from the coding sequence ATGGCAAAAACAAAACCAATATTGAACGTTGCATTTATTGGACACGTTGATGCTGGTAAATCAACAACTGTCGGTAGAGTTTTAATTGACGGTGGAGCTATCGACCCTCAGGTATTAGAAAGATTAAGAAAAGAAGCTGCTGAAAAAGGTAAAGCAGGTTTCGAATTTGCTTACATTATGGACGGTTTAAAAGAAGAAAGAGAAAGAGGAGTTACAATAGACATTGCTCACAAAAAATTCGAAACAGGAAAATACGAAGTTACAATCGTAGACTGTCCAGGACACAGAGACTTCATTAAAAACATGATTACCGGTGCTTCACAAGCTGATGCTGCAATTTTAGTTGTTGACGTAAACGACGCTAAAACAGGAATTCAGCCACAAACAAGAGAACACTTGTTCTTATCAAGAACACTCGGTATAAACCAATTGGCAGTTGCAGTTAACAAAATGGACACAGTTGACTACAGCCAAGAAGCTTACGAAGAATTGAAAAAGATGATCTCTGACCAGTTATTAAAAATACTCGGTTACAACCCAGACAACATTAACTTCGTTCCAGTTGCATCCTACCACGGAGACAACGTAGTTAAAAAATCAGACAAAACACCATGGTACAAAGGACCTACATTAGTAGAAGTTATTGACTCATTCCAACCACCACAAAAACCAACAAACTTACCATTAAGATTACCTCTCCAAGACGTTTACTCAATTACAGGGGTAGGTACAGTTCCTGTAGGAAGAGTTGAAACAGGTATCTTAAAACCAGGAGACAAAGTTATATTCGAACCTGCTGGTGTTACAGGAGAAGTTAAAACAGTTGAAATGCACCACGAACAACTCCCACAAGCAGAACCAGGAGACAACATTGGTTTCAACGTAAGAGGTGTTGGTAAGAAAGACATCAAAAGAGGAGACGTTTTAGGACACGTAGACAACCCTCCAACAGTTGCAGAAGAATTCACAGCACAAATCGTTGTATTACAACACCCATCAGTTATCACAGTTGGTTACACACCAGTATTCCACGCACACACAGCTCAGGTAGCATGTACATTTGCAGAAATCCAGAAAAAATTAAACCCAGCTACTGGTGAAGTATTAGAAGAAAACCCAGACTTCATCAAAGCAGGAGACGCTGCAATTGTAAAACTTATCCCAACAAAACCAATGGTCATTGAAAACGTAAGAGAAATCCCACAACTCGGTAGATTCGCTATCAGAGATATGGGTATGACAGTTGCTGCTGGTATGTGTATAGATGTTAAAGCAAAAAACAAATAA
- a CDS encoding elongation factor EF-2, with protein MGRRAKMVEKVKNLMETHDRIRNIGICAHIDHGKTTLSDNLLAGAGMISKDLAGDQLALDFDEEEAERGITIYAANVSMVHEYDGDEYLINLIDTPGHVDFGGDVTRAMRAIDGAIVVCCAVEGVMPQTETVLRQALREKVKPVLFINKVDRLINELRLTPEELQNRFMKIIAEVNKLIQKMAPEEFKSEWIVNVADGSVAFGSAYNNWAISVPYMQKTGITFKDIIDYCEQENQKELADKAPLHAVVLDMVIKHLPNPVNAQKYRIPNIWKGDLESEIGQSMVKCDPNGPLAGVITKIIVDKHAGAISACRLFSGRLKQGDELYLVGSKQKARAQQVAIFMGAERVQVQSVSAGNICAITGLKEATAGETVCSPGTILEPPFESMTHVSEPVITVAIEAKNTKDLPKLIEVLRQIAREDNTVRVEINEETGEHLISGMGELHIEVITNTKIGRDAGIEVDVGEPIVVYRETVTGKSPEIEGKSPNKHNKLYFIVEPLEETVYNAYKEGTIQDEDFKKKTTQETEAKLVEAGLDKEEAKRVMSIYEGNMLINMTRGIVQLDEARELIIEGFKEAVRNGPLAAEKVQGVKVKLMDAVFHEDAIHRGPSQIIPAVRFGVRDAITQAKPVLLEPMQNVFISTPQDYMGDAMRELSNRRGQILDMEQEGDMAIIKAKAPVSEMFGFAGAIRGATQGRCLWSIEFAGFEKVPGELQPKIIKEIRDRKGLKSE; from the coding sequence ATGGGAAGAAGAGCAAAAATGGTTGAAAAAGTTAAAAATTTAATGGAAACCCACGATAGAATAAGAAATATAGGTATTTGTGCCCACATTGATCACGGTAAAACAACATTATCCGATAACCTCTTAGCAGGAGCTGGAATGATATCCAAAGACTTAGCAGGAGACCAGCTTGCATTGGACTTCGATGAAGAAGAAGCCGAAAGAGGTATTACAATCTATGCTGCAAACGTTTCAATGGTTCACGAATACGATGGAGACGAATATTTAATTAACTTAATAGACACACCAGGTCACGTTGACTTTGGTGGGGACGTTACAAGAGCTATGAGGGCCATTGACGGTGCTATTGTTGTTTGCTGTGCTGTAGAAGGAGTTATGCCACAGACCGAAACTGTTTTAAGACAGGCTTTAAGGGAAAAAGTAAAACCTGTTTTATTCATCAACAAGGTAGACAGACTTATCAATGAATTAAGGTTAACTCCTGAAGAGTTACAAAACAGATTCATGAAAATCATTGCAGAAGTTAACAAATTGATCCAAAAAATGGCCCCAGAAGAATTTAAAAGCGAATGGATTGTAAATGTTGCAGATGGTAGTGTAGCATTTGGTTCAGCATACAACAACTGGGCAATTTCAGTTCCATACATGCAAAAAACAGGAATCACATTCAAAGATATTATAGACTACTGTGAACAGGAAAACCAAAAAGAATTAGCAGATAAGGCTCCGTTACATGCAGTTGTATTGGATATGGTTATTAAACACTTACCAAACCCAGTTAATGCTCAAAAATACAGAATTCCAAACATCTGGAAAGGTGACTTGGAATCTGAAATTGGTCAATCAATGGTTAAATGTGATCCAAACGGACCACTTGCAGGGGTTATTACAAAAATTATTGTTGACAAACACGCAGGGGCAATCTCAGCTTGCAGATTGTTCAGTGGTAGATTGAAACAAGGTGACGAACTTTACTTGGTAGGTTCAAAACAAAAGGCAAGAGCTCAGCAAGTCGCTATCTTCATGGGTGCTGAGAGAGTGCAAGTACAGAGCGTTTCAGCAGGTAACATCTGTGCTATCACAGGTTTAAAAGAGGCTACTGCAGGGGAAACAGTTTGTAGCCCAGGAACAATTTTAGAACCTCCATTTGAATCCATGACACACGTCAGTGAACCAGTCATTACAGTAGCTATCGAAGCTAAAAATACAAAAGACTTGCCAAAATTAATTGAAGTTTTAAGACAGATAGCAAGAGAAGACAATACCGTAAGAGTCGAAATTAACGAAGAAACTGGAGAACACTTAATCAGCGGTATGGGTGAGCTCCACATAGAAGTTATAACCAACACAAAAATAGGAAGAGATGCAGGTATTGAAGTGGATGTTGGTGAACCTATAGTTGTTTACAGAGAAACTGTGACAGGAAAATCACCAGAAATCGAAGGTAAATCACCAAACAAACACAACAAACTTTACTTCATAGTAGAACCATTAGAAGAAACAGTATACAACGCATACAAAGAAGGTACAATCCAAGACGAAGACTTCAAAAAGAAAACCACACAAGAAACTGAAGCTAAGTTAGTTGAAGCAGGCCTTGACAAAGAAGAAGCTAAGAGAGTAATGTCAATCTACGAAGGAAACATGCTCATCAACATGACAAGAGGTATTGTCCAGTTAGATGAAGCTAGAGAATTAATTATAGAAGGTTTCAAAGAAGCTGTAAGAAACGGTCCATTAGCTGCTGAAAAAGTTCAAGGAGTAAAAGTTAAGTTAATGGATGCGGTATTCCACGAAGATGCAATCCACAGAGGTCCTTCACAAATTATACCTGCTGTAAGATTCGGTGTAAGAGACGCAATTACACAGGCAAAACCAGTATTATTAGAACCTATGCAAAACGTATTCATCAGCACTCCTCAGGACTACATGGGAGATGCAATGAGAGAATTGAGCAACAGAAGAGGACAAATCTTAGATATGGAACAAGAAGGAGATATGGCTATAATTAAGGCTAAAGCTCCAGTTTCAGAAATGTTCGGATTTGCTGGTGCAATAAGGGGAGCTACCCAAGGTAGATGTCTCTGGAGTATTGAATTTGCAGGATTCGAGAAAGTTCCTGGAGAGCTCCAGCCAAAAATAATAAAAGAAATTAGAGATAGAAAGGGGTTAAAATCAGAATAA
- a CDS encoding 30S ribosomal protein S7 yields the protein MEIKLFNKWDTTEVVVKDPSLRGYINVAPVLVPHSAGRNSKKMFDKAKMNIVERLVNNLMRKEHNTGKKQLVLSAVEEAFEIIHKRTKENPVKVLVEALENAGPREETTRISYGGVAFLQSVDVSPSRRLDTALRNIALGALQSAHKSKRSIAECIADEIIAASKADMQKSFAVRKKEEKERVAQSAR from the coding sequence TTGGAAATTAAGTTATTTAACAAGTGGGATACTACCGAAGTTGTCGTCAAAGATCCAAGCTTAAGAGGATACATTAACGTAGCTCCAGTTTTAGTACCTCATTCAGCAGGAAGAAACTCAAAGAAAATGTTTGACAAAGCTAAAATGAACATTGTAGAGAGATTAGTAAATAATTTAATGAGAAAAGAGCACAACACCGGTAAAAAACAGTTGGTTTTAAGTGCAGTGGAAGAAGCATTTGAAATAATCCACAAAAGAACAAAAGAAAACCCTGTTAAAGTTTTAGTTGAAGCTTTGGAAAATGCAGGACCTAGGGAAGAAACTACAAGAATTTCTTACGGTGGTGTAGCATTCCTCCAATCCGTTGACGTATCACCATCAAGAAGATTAGACACTGCTTTAAGAAATATAGCACTTGGAGCTTTACAAAGCGCTCACAAGAGTAAAAGAAGTATTGCAGAATGCATAGCAGATGAAATAATAGCAGCTTCAAAAGCAGACATGCAAAAGAGCTTTGCTGTAAGGAAAAAAGAAGAAAAAGAAAGAGTTGCTCAATCTGCAAGATAA
- the rnhB gene encoding ribonuclease HII, giving the protein MNMDNNKNNGPNNTGKIILGLDEAGRGPVLGPMVLAVVKVDEKDLEKLQKLPLKDSKQLSKSKREELFNIIKENFEVDTVVLHPERIDELMKIMNLNKIELSAFSKLTNKFLKESSGDVDIYIDACSSNEKSFSNQLRAKLINKSQVNRKSVIKQQAEDSSKKFFREVRIIAEHKADENYKIVSAASVIAKVTRDRIIDEYKNKYGEIGSGYPSDTRTINFLNEYLKKNGELPEIARKSWATSKRLLKDSKHLDKKPNENLLKWVKS; this is encoded by the coding sequence ATAAATATGGATAACAATAAAAATAATGGCCCAAATAATACGGGCAAAATCATCTTAGGACTAGACGAAGCTGGACGAGGTCCAGTTTTAGGACCAATGGTACTTGCGGTAGTTAAAGTGGATGAAAAAGATTTAGAAAAACTTCAAAAACTACCGTTGAAAGACAGTAAACAGCTGAGTAAGAGCAAAAGAGAAGAATTATTTAATATAATAAAGGAGAATTTTGAGGTGGATACCGTAGTACTCCATCCTGAAAGAATTGATGAATTAATGAAAATAATGAATCTAAACAAGATCGAGCTCAGTGCATTTTCTAAATTAACAAATAAATTTTTAAAGGAAAGTAGTGGCGATGTGGATATATACATAGACGCATGCAGTAGTAACGAAAAATCCTTTTCAAACCAGCTAAGGGCAAAATTAATCAATAAATCCCAAGTAAATCGGAAATCTGTTATCAAGCAACAGGCTGAAGATTCATCTAAAAAATTCTTCCGTGAAGTTAGAATTATAGCAGAACATAAAGCTGACGAGAACTATAAAATAGTGTCTGCAGCATCAGTTATAGCCAAAGTAACAAGGGATAGAATTATTGATGAATATAAAAATAAATATGGAGAAATAGGTAGCGGATATCCCAGCGATACCCGAACCATTAACTTCTTAAATGAATACCTTAAGAAAAATGGAGAATTGCCTGAAATTGCTAGAAAAAGCTGGGCAACATCTAAGAGGCTTTTGAAAGACTCGAAACACCTTGACAAAAAACCTAATGAGAACCTTTTAAAATGGGTGAAATCTTGA
- the rpsJ gene encoding 30S ribosomal protein S10, whose protein sequence is MQKARIKLSSTDHKELDGVCSQIKAIAEKTGVDMAGPIPLPTKTLKITTRKSTDGEGSSTFDRWSMRIHKRVIDIEADERTMKHIMKVRIPDTVQIEIELRN, encoded by the coding sequence ATGCAAAAAGCAAGAATTAAATTGAGCAGTACAGATCACAAAGAATTAGATGGCGTTTGTAGCCAAATAAAAGCAATTGCTGAGAAGACTGGAGTAGATATGGCAGGACCTATTCCATTACCAACAAAAACATTGAAAATCACAACAAGAAAGTCAACAGATGGAGAAGGTTCTTCAACATTTGACAGATGGTCAATGAGAATCCACAAAAGAGTTATCGACATTGAAGCTGATGAAAGAACAATGAAACACATCATGAAGGTAAGAATTCCTGACACAGTTCAAATTGAAATCGAATTGAGAAACTAA